A region from the Coturnix japonica isolate 7356 chromosome 28, Coturnix japonica 2.1, whole genome shotgun sequence genome encodes:
- the OCEL1 gene encoding occludin/ELL domain-containing protein 1, whose amino-acid sequence MMAELTPPSNKKGPRDDAVGQHLKSWLGLLWVLGGLQLLCGGAAFICVCAAIPWGYSAYSTELLPGGGLGVPLTPFVLAVLGLAWLLTALLLGVTTRYHHILLGVTWWPPTEAGLYVLLFLLCLAAAGAHVHTVTLGGLCSSPLPGSPLLTELCRVDGAQAAALLFLFLTALLYLAGSAVALKVWYQGAAAIPCSPMDNLQPTGALSPPVSILKPPLVRAKRVIFEDEVGVAGRPLWGAGVTTSKESKCSGSVPPQPDYMMRYPAIRSSRQRQQYGAVFVDQHAEYRELRGRLKAERWGEDDDAVGKDLAFVAKQQRCLYLKEKLTHIKAQIQEYDRNSDRSSTVLF is encoded by the exons ATGATGGCTGAGCTCACCCCCCCCAGCAATAAGAAGGGACCACGGGATGATGCTGTCGGGCAGCACTTGAAGTCGTGGCTGGGactgctgtgggtgctgggggggctgcagctgctgtgcgGGGGGGCGGCCtttatctgtgtgtgtgctgccatCCCATGGGGTTACAGCGcttacagcactgagctgctccctgggggggggctgggggtcccgCTGACCCCCtttgtgctggcagtgctcGGCCTGGCCTGGCTGCTCACTGCCCTCCTGCTGGGGGTCACCACCCGCTACCATCACATCCTCTTGGGGGTCACCTGGTGGCCCCCCACCGAAGCAGGGCTCTatgtgctgctcttcctgctctgcctggCTGCGGCGGGGGCCCACGTTCACACTGTCACCCTGGGGGGGCTCTGCTCCTCCCCGCTGCCTGGCAGCCCCCTCCTCACCGAGCTCTGCCGTGTGGATGGGGCTCAGGCGGCcgctctcctcttcctcttcctcactgctctgctctacCTGGCCGGCAGTGCCGTGGCTCTCAAGGTTTGGTACCAGGGGGCTGCAGCGATTCCTTGTAGCCCTATGGACAACCTGCAGCCCACGGGGGCTTTGAGCCCCCCAGTTTCCATCCTGAAGCCTCCGCTGGTCCGAGCCAAACGTGTAATCTTCGAGGATGAGGTGGGGGTGGCAGGGAGACCCCTATGGGGGGCTGGAGTCACCACCAGCAAAGAGAGCAAGTGTTCAGGCTCGGTGCCCCCCCAGCCTGATTACATGAT GCGGTACCCGGCGATCCGGAGCTCCCGGCAGCGGCAGCAATACGGGGCGGTGTTCGTCGATCAACACGCCGAGTATCGGGAGCTGCGGGGCCGACTGAAGGCGGAGCGGTGGGGGGAGGATGATGATGCTGTGGGCAAG GATTTGGCCTTCGTGGCAAAGCAGCAGCGCTGCCTCTACCTGAAGGAGAAGCTGACACATATTAAGGCACAGATCCAGGAGTATGACCGCAACAGTGACCGCAGCAGCACCGTCCTCTTCTGA